Proteins from a genomic interval of Clostridium sp. 'deep sea':
- a CDS encoding CD1871A family CXXC motif-containing protein translates to MNKRRIAKITIVVSLVFIAVGITRGEVQEVFTKAINICLECIGIG, encoded by the coding sequence ATGAATAAAAGGCGAATAGCTAAAATAACTATTGTAGTATCTTTAGTGTTTATTGCAGTAGGTATAACCCGAGGTGAAGTGCAAGAGGTTTTTACAAAGGCCATTAATATATGTTTGGAGTGTATTGGCATTGGTTAA
- a CDS encoding efflux RND transporter permease subunit produces the protein MSKLLKNVIKYRKISLFLVGIIALAGMYSYYMLPRNEMPDVPAPVAVITAVYPGATPADIDRLVVDKIEKELVELEGYDYAQSYIYNSYAFILLRMDFGIDTTKTWDELRRKMEDVQKELPTECQTIDIDTDIMETAGMILALTGENYSYEELNTYAEDLSRQLSKIKGMTRFEIEGKQDKEVIIDIDYKLLNQYNLSLNDILNLIRGQNIEIPSGTITDGSSTLNVKTDGTFSSLEDIKAIVVGISTNNGTVLRLSDIADISLKISDDMYRVKHNGQNAILLTGFFQKGTNIVLTGKNVETVVSDFISNLPEGVTVDKVLDQPYDVKKSVNNFAMSLLQGILFVIAVVFFGMGLRNAIIVSTAIPLSILVTFGVMIMTGVELHTISIASLIIALGMLVDNAIVVSDAIQNRLDDGEEKLNACVNGVKEVAIPVLTSTLTTIAAFSPFLLMDSIAGEFMITLPKIIITSLTASYIIALFVTPTMAYIFFKPSEQKHDKSKIVRGFFDKLLARAMKNKKMTVVLAFVMIIGAGILVMQLHLQFFPFADKDLMFIDIEAERNINIETTKQVTDQIEEIIKDQKEILQYTTSLGGGLPKFYTTVFNYKKSASTAQILMKVDLSEGEFDDYSQLLEELQRKIDEKVMGGKATVRRLELAEYIGNPVQVRLTGDNLAQLESAAEIVKQQLYSIPGVTNVNDNFPDRMYEYNVNVDNDKAAYMGLTKYDIQNEVSIALRGRIASTLRYRGEDFNIKIKSNNNFPDRMYEYNVNVDNTNKKTLLKNVAEPQPLATIPGLYRYDRDYAIVVASDLLNGYEAKDIVKVLNDKLNEVNLLGVQVSYDGEQAKIKENFGDMGKQGVFAVLMVYLILLFQFRSFRQPFIILLTIPLSAIGSICGLYLTRHPLSFTALMGMISLMGIVVNNAIVLIDYINRARSEGEPIQQACLKATNKRFRPIILSTTTTFIGMIPLLFSGSDLFGPMSISLMFGLLVSTVLTLVVVPVVYSMLEKRLKKILKKQKRV, from the coding sequence ATGAGTAAATTATTAAAGAACGTTATAAAATACCGAAAAATCAGCCTTTTTCTTGTAGGAATAATAGCCCTAGCAGGTATGTATAGTTATTATATGTTACCTCGTAACGAAATGCCCGACGTACCAGCTCCAGTTGCTGTAATAACAGCCGTTTATCCAGGGGCTACTCCAGCAGATATTGATAGGCTTGTAGTAGATAAAATTGAAAAAGAGCTCGTGGAACTAGAGGGTTATGATTATGCCCAGTCTTATATTTACAATAGTTATGCCTTTATACTCTTACGTATGGACTTTGGTATTGATACCACAAAAACCTGGGATGAATTAAGGCGTAAAATGGAAGATGTGCAAAAAGAGTTGCCTACAGAGTGTCAAACAATAGACATTGATACCGATATTATGGAAACAGCAGGCATGATATTAGCCCTTACTGGTGAAAACTATTCTTATGAAGAGTTAAACACCTATGCCGAGGATTTGTCACGCCAGTTAAGCAAAATAAAGGGCATGACCCGTTTTGAAATAGAAGGAAAACAAGATAAAGAGGTTATTATTGATATAGATTACAAGCTCTTAAACCAATATAACTTATCTTTAAATGATATATTAAACTTAATAAGGGGACAAAATATTGAAATTCCATCGGGTACCATTACAGATGGATCGAGTACCCTTAATGTTAAAACAGATGGTACATTCTCTTCATTAGAGGATATAAAAGCTATTGTTGTTGGCATATCAACAAATAATGGAACAGTTTTAAGGCTTTCAGACATAGCAGATATTAGTTTAAAGATCTCAGATGATATGTATAGGGTTAAACATAATGGTCAAAATGCTATTTTGCTTACTGGATTTTTTCAAAAGGGAACTAACATAGTTTTAACAGGTAAAAATGTAGAAACTGTTGTAAGCGACTTTATTAGTAATCTACCAGAAGGAGTTACAGTAGACAAAGTTTTAGATCAACCCTATGATGTAAAAAAATCTGTTAATAACTTTGCTATGAGCTTATTGCAGGGCATTTTATTTGTAATTGCAGTAGTTTTCTTTGGCATGGGTTTAAGAAATGCCATTATAGTATCTACTGCTATACCGCTATCTATTTTGGTAACCTTTGGGGTCATGATTATGACAGGCGTAGAACTGCATACCATATCCATAGCCTCCTTAATAATAGCCTTAGGTATGTTAGTGGATAATGCCATAGTAGTTAGTGATGCTATTCAAAATAGATTAGATGATGGAGAAGAAAAATTAAATGCATGTGTTAATGGTGTTAAAGAGGTAGCTATACCAGTTTTAACTTCAACCTTAACAACAATTGCAGCTTTTTCACCTTTTTTATTAATGGACTCTATAGCAGGTGAGTTTATGATTACTTTACCTAAAATCATCATAACCTCATTAACTGCATCTTATATAATTGCTTTATTTGTAACACCCACAATGGCGTATATATTCTTTAAGCCAAGCGAGCAAAAACACGATAAATCTAAAATTGTGAGAGGCTTTTTTGATAAACTATTAGCACGCGCCATGAAAAATAAAAAAATGACTGTTGTTTTGGCTTTTGTAATGATTATTGGAGCAGGGATATTGGTAATGCAACTACACTTGCAGTTTTTCCCATTTGCAGATAAAGACCTTATGTTTATAGATATAGAGGCCGAAAGAAACATAAATATTGAAACTACTAAACAAGTAACAGATCAAATAGAAGAAATAATTAAGGATCAAAAAGAAATTCTACAATACACAACCTCTTTGGGTGGGGGTTTACCAAAGTTTTATACAACAGTATTTAACTATAAAAAATCAGCTAGTACTGCTCAAATACTCATGAAAGTTGACTTGAGTGAAGGAGAATTTGACGATTATAGTCAATTACTTGAGGAATTACAGCGTAAAATAGATGAAAAAGTAATGGGTGGCAAGGCCACTGTAAGAAGATTAGAATTGGCTGAATATATTGGTAACCCTGTTCAAGTAAGGCTCACAGGTGATAATTTAGCCCAATTAGAGTCTGCGGCCGAAATAGTAAAACAACAGCTATACAGTATACCTGGGGTCACCAATGTAAACGACAATTTTCCAGATAGAATGTATGAATATAACGTAAATGTAGATAACGATAAAGCTGCCTATATGGGCTTAACTAAGTACGATATTCAAAACGAAGTCAGCATTGCTTTAAGAGGTAGAATTGCTTCAACACTAAGGTATCGTGGTGAGGACTTTAATATAAAAATTAAAAGCAACAACAATTTTCCAGATAGAATGTATGAATATAACGTAAATGTAGATAACACTAATAAAAAAACACTGCTAAAAAATGTGGCAGAGCCTCAACCACTTGCAACTATTCCTGGGTTGTATAGGTACGACCGAGACTACGCAATTGTAGTTGCAAGTGACTTGCTAAATGGTTATGAAGCCAAAGATATAGTTAAAGTATTAAATGATAAACTTAATGAAGTAAATTTATTAGGTGTTCAGGTGAGCTATGATGGTGAACAAGCCAAAATTAAAGAGAACTTTGGTGATATGGGTAAACAGGGTGTATTTGCAGTTTTAATGGTTTATTTAATACTGCTATTTCAGTTTAGATCGTTTAGACAACCTTTTATTATTTTATTAACAATACCTTTATCGGCAATAGGCTCAATATGTGGATTATACCTAACTCGACATCCTTTAAGCTTTACTGCGCTTATGGGTATGATAAGCTTAATGGGAATAGTAGTAAATAATGCTATAGTGTTAATAGACTACATTAATAGAGCCCGCAGTGAAGGTGAGCCAATTCAGCAGGCTTGTTTAAAAGCAACCAATAAACGCTTTAGACCAATAATCCTAAGCACTACAACAACCTTTATTGGTATGATACCTTTACTATTCTCGGGTAGTGATTTATTTGGACCTATGTCTATTTCACTTATGTTTGGTTTACTAGTTTCTACAGTATTAACCTTAGTTGTTGTTCCTGTAGTATACAGTATGCTTGAAAAAAGACTGAAAAAAATCTTGAAAAAACAGAAGAGAGTGTAG
- a CDS encoding HlyD family efflux transporter periplasmic adaptor subunit: protein MKKLATTLIIIVLSICVITACQTNKIVDKDPVIQPVSVKTLQNEKTDKTLNYVGTIVADDLVKYSFKTGGKLQTINVQKGDKVIGGTVLVALDKSDLQLSVNAAKAQMDAAKAVYNKAVAGSSEEDKNNAKINLQKAENAYNYSKDNLARIEKLYNAGGVSQSEYEGAQLDVDIKKATLDQAQGLYNQAIKGARQEDIDAARAQYNQAKTNYEHKKKQYNETTLVSGISGYVAEILFEAGEIVGAGYPVVVVRSENQVVNVGLSQQDVNEVKVGDKTKVKIGEETVDGVVTMISEMPNSDTRTYDTEIALLEGKFRLGMVAEVKIIVGEFEGIWIPLDKIMFSGEDFVYIVNEDKIERRSITLLETRGSKVLVDGLAEGDRLVIANSGQVKPGDKVKVVSE, encoded by the coding sequence ATGAAGAAGTTAGCAACTACACTCATAATTATAGTGCTTAGTATTTGTGTGATAACTGCATGCCAAACAAATAAAATAGTAGATAAGGATCCAGTTATTCAGCCAGTGAGTGTTAAAACATTACAAAACGAAAAAACAGATAAAACTCTTAACTATGTAGGCACAATTGTTGCCGATGATTTAGTTAAATACAGCTTTAAAACAGGTGGAAAGCTACAAACAATAAATGTGCAAAAAGGTGACAAAGTAATTGGCGGCACAGTATTAGTAGCTTTAGATAAAAGTGATTTACAGCTTTCTGTAAATGCGGCTAAAGCCCAAATGGATGCTGCCAAAGCTGTTTATAATAAGGCTGTAGCAGGGTCTTCTGAAGAAGATAAAAACAATGCCAAAATAAACCTCCAAAAAGCTGAGAATGCCTATAATTATTCTAAAGATAACTTAGCACGCATAGAAAAGCTTTACAATGCTGGTGGAGTATCACAGAGTGAGTACGAAGGAGCTCAGTTAGATGTTGACATAAAAAAAGCAACCCTAGATCAAGCACAAGGTTTGTATAATCAAGCAATTAAAGGGGCTCGTCAAGAGGATATAGATGCCGCTCGTGCCCAGTATAATCAGGCCAAAACAAACTATGAGCACAAAAAAAAGCAGTACAATGAAACTACTTTGGTTTCGGGTATTAGTGGTTATGTAGCTGAAATATTATTTGAGGCTGGTGAAATAGTTGGCGCTGGTTATCCGGTAGTAGTAGTACGTAGTGAAAATCAGGTTGTTAATGTAGGTTTATCTCAACAAGATGTAAACGAGGTTAAAGTAGGGGATAAAACTAAAGTGAAAATTGGAGAAGAAACTGTTGATGGTGTAGTTACAATGATATCTGAAATGCCTAATAGTGACACCCGTACTTATGACACCGAAATAGCCTTATTAGAGGGTAAGTTTAGGCTGGGTATGGTTGCCGAGGTAAAAATTATAGTAGGTGAGTTTGAGGGCATTTGGATACCACTAGATAAAATTATGTTTTCGGGAGAAGACTTTGTGTATATAGTAAATGAAGATAAAATAGAGCGTCGTTCTATAACTCTACTAGAAACACGTGGCAGTAAGGTTTTAGTAGACGGCTTGGCCGAAGGCGATAGGTTGGTAATAGCCAACTCAGGTCAAGTTAAACCCGGCGATAAAGTTAAAGTAGTAAGCGAGTAA
- a CDS encoding TetR/AcrR family transcriptional regulator C-terminal domain-containing protein has translation MSEKIDLRVIKTKRALKKAMIELMKKQKFEDIKVKHIADEALVNRATFYYHFKDKYDLLYKILDDELNNLEKMADDLVTQEELKTKPMIAILHMLKYFEKNSLYYKNAFETEGYESLSVYLKKRVEELLLLWVERLNLKEDPLVPAKILCNCYSAAFSYLAMDWLKTENREPPEQAYHYIKNIIEKGFFACLKV, from the coding sequence ATGTCTGAAAAAATTGATTTGAGGGTAATAAAAACTAAGCGAGCTTTGAAAAAAGCCATGATTGAATTAATGAAAAAGCAAAAGTTTGAGGATATAAAAGTTAAACATATTGCAGACGAAGCCTTAGTAAATAGGGCTACCTTCTATTATCATTTCAAAGATAAATATGATTTATTATATAAGATTTTAGATGATGAGTTAAATAATTTAGAGAAAATGGCAGATGACTTAGTTACTCAAGAGGAGTTAAAAACTAAGCCAATGATTGCCATACTTCATATGTTAAAATATTTTGAAAAAAATTCTTTATATTATAAAAATGCCTTTGAAACAGAGGGTTATGAATCACTTAGCGTTTACCTAAAAAAAAGGGTAGAAGAGTTACTTTTACTATGGGTAGAAAGACTCAATTTAAAAGAAGACCCCTTGGTTCCTGCCAAGATTTTATGTAATTGTTACAGCGCTGCTTTCTCCTATTTGGCTATGGATTGGCTAAAAACAGAAAATAGAGAACCACCAGAGCAAGCTTATCATTATATAAAAAATATTATTGAAAAAGGTTTTTTTGCTTGTTTAAAAGTGTAG
- a CDS encoding GNAT family N-acetyltransferase, whose translation MNIEYLSLNNFDIESVLMLFNKVYSDYYWPNQHTLTSLSELIDYMNIDKCLSTIVTKNNKLIGLALVAKRESYSWLYCFGIIPSERNYGYGKQFLTYLLNINNNNNIKHMGLEVLLQNKRARNLYYKNGFKRYCYLDSYSLSGAMQVSKYQQYSYQETLTDEAYNKYQNLPKNNDVWSRRYNTLLKRKINWLTAYYKQEPVAILGYNNHKSLSIYRLDSLDQFHSERALHKLLDVAQINNPQCVRKVVVNISHNNIFENKIINCVGFKRFVRQEYLLRITC comes from the coding sequence ATGAACATTGAATATTTATCATTAAACAATTTTGATATAGAGTCAGTATTAATGTTATTTAATAAAGTGTACTCAGATTATTATTGGCCAAATCAACACACATTAACTAGTTTGAGCGAATTAATAGACTATATGAATATAGATAAATGCTTATCAACAATAGTTACCAAAAATAATAAGCTGATTGGCTTAGCTTTAGTTGCTAAACGTGAAAGCTATAGTTGGTTATACTGTTTTGGCATAATTCCTAGTGAAAGAAATTATGGTTATGGTAAACAGTTTTTAACTTATTTACTAAATATAAACAATAATAATAACATAAAACATATGGGATTAGAGGTGCTACTGCAAAATAAAAGGGCTCGTAATTTATATTATAAAAATGGGTTTAAAAGATATTGTTATTTAGACTCATATTCATTATCTGGAGCAATGCAAGTTAGTAAGTATCAGCAATACTCTTATCAAGAAACTTTAACAGATGAGGCTTATAATAAATACCAAAACCTACCCAAAAACAATGATGTTTGGTCTAGGCGCTATAATACTTTATTAAAAAGAAAAATAAATTGGCTAACAGCGTATTATAAACAAGAGCCTGTAGCTATACTTGGCTACAATAACCATAAATCTTTGTCTATTTATAGATTAGATTCTTTAGACCAGTTTCACTCTGAGCGTGCATTACATAAGCTATTAGATGTCGCTCAAATTAACAACCCTCAGTGTGTCAGAAAAGTTGTGGTAAATATAAGCCATAATAATATATTTGAAAACAAAATAATAAACTGTGTTGGTTTTAAAAGATTTGTAAGGCAGGAGTATTTGTTAAGAATAACTTGTTAA
- a CDS encoding NYN domain-containing protein: protein MGDVLIVDGYNVIHQHEQLKKIFMKSMDDARFRLIEILANYVSYIGWTLMIVFDAHKVKDGIGSCEQYDSNTHIVFTGKNETADSFIEKMVHDMTNECNIWVATSDKDEQYYVMTQGANRISARELWIKITDAENKMMENKKIKHQTIQNNFLKNRIDSTVRDRLEKMRRGFY, encoded by the coding sequence ATGGGTGATGTGCTAATAGTTGATGGTTACAATGTAATACATCAACATGAGCAACTTAAAAAAATTTTTATGAAAAGTATGGATGATGCTAGATTTCGTTTAATAGAAATATTAGCTAACTATGTAAGTTATATAGGCTGGACTTTAATGATAGTATTTGATGCCCATAAAGTAAAAGATGGTATTGGTAGTTGTGAACAGTATGATAGTAATACGCATATTGTGTTTACAGGTAAAAATGAAACTGCAGATAGTTTTATTGAAAAAATGGTGCACGATATGACAAATGAATGTAATATTTGGGTCGCTACGTCTGATAAAGACGAGCAATACTATGTAATGACTCAAGGGGCTAATAGAATTTCTGCTAGAGAGTTATGGATTAAAATAACAGATGCTGAAAATAAAATGATGGAAAACAAAAAAATAAAGCACCAAACTATTCAGAATAATTTTTTAAAAAACCGGATAGACTCAACTGTAAGAGATCGGTTAGAAAAGATGAGAAGAGGTTTTTATTAA
- a CDS encoding DUF3298 and DUF4163 domain-containing protein, which produces MKEIIIKNIASYKIPFQDVTMLNVDLEYPGIICKHIHKQCKSKIFNAYYRKKVVEFSDYALKKLYPSATKEYEFRLEEDFPFNPYFLESNYVVKYFNYPIISLYMDKYEFTGGAHGMTFRDSQTWNLTYGKKLTLSKLFKKNYSYKKIILEEIKKQAHKREDSKADIYFDQLAESIERYYDSKNFYLTRQGIVIYYPLYTIAPYSEGIQEFLISYKMFKGNILYRLGKTIWDK; this is translated from the coding sequence ATGAAAGAAATAATAATAAAGAATATAGCTAGTTATAAGATACCATTTCAAGATGTAACTATGCTAAATGTTGACCTAGAGTATCCGGGAATAATTTGTAAACATATACATAAACAATGTAAAAGTAAAATTTTTAATGCCTATTACCGCAAAAAAGTGGTAGAGTTTAGTGACTATGCTCTCAAAAAACTTTATCCGTCTGCAACTAAAGAGTATGAATTTAGATTAGAAGAGGATTTTCCATTTAACCCTTATTTCTTAGAGAGTAACTATGTAGTTAAGTATTTTAACTACCCTATTATTAGTCTTTACATGGATAAATATGAGTTTACAGGTGGAGCTCATGGCATGACCTTTAGAGATAGCCAAACCTGGAATTTAACTTATGGTAAAAAGCTAACACTTTCTAAATTATTTAAAAAGAACTATAGCTATAAAAAAATTATTTTAGAAGAAATAAAAAAACAAGCCCATAAAAGAGAAGATAGTAAAGCAGATATTTACTTTGATCAACTAGCTGAAAGTATTGAGCGTTATTATGACTCTAAAAACTTTTACCTTACAAGACAGGGTATAGTAATCTATTATCCTTTATATACCATTGCTCCTTATTCAGAAGGTATACAAGAGTTTTTAATATCATATAAAATGTTTAAAGGAAATATTTTATACAGATTAGGCAAAACCATATGGGATAAATAA
- a CDS encoding D-alanyl-D-alanine carboxypeptidase family protein — MKKTIIIFLAILYISSALLVHAQEYPAEVPKIKGQSAIVIDAKSHEVIYSKNENQQKYPASTTKMLTAILVLENCNLHETVTIDFNCANTEGSSIYLQPGEQFTVEQLLYALLLESANDVAESLACHVSGSVAEFGKLMTLRAKELGAINSNFVNPHGLPNKNHYTTAADLAKIALHAITIEKLIEISSTARYQIPATELYPQVRYLKNSNRFLWGQGGKHRFEYLGKSVDIMYPTILGIKTGYTKVAGNCFVSYAKKENRSVISVVLKSSGNDLYRDTRYLVDYGLYNYETTQSIKKDQLITNLPVKYGLKDNVDVLAKNSIFITNKKGEQRNLLKTISIANKLQAPIKKGTVLGELIYTENGKVVARVNLVSARSVSRLQIWWIYVIAIVIILFLLLLKNWSKKKYKQMQ; from the coding sequence GTGAAAAAAACAATAATAATCTTTTTAGCAATACTTTATATAAGCTCAGCGCTATTAGTACATGCCCAAGAATACCCTGCAGAAGTTCCTAAAATAAAAGGACAGTCAGCAATTGTGATAGATGCAAAGAGCCATGAAGTTATATACAGTAAAAATGAAAATCAGCAAAAGTACCCAGCAAGTACTACTAAGATGTTGACTGCAATACTGGTATTAGAGAACTGCAATTTACATGAAACAGTAACCATAGATTTTAATTGCGCTAATACCGAAGGCAGTAGCATATACCTGCAACCTGGAGAGCAGTTTACTGTAGAACAGCTATTATATGCCTTATTATTAGAGTCAGCTAATGATGTAGCAGAGTCGCTGGCGTGCCATGTAAGTGGTAGCGTAGCAGAGTTTGGTAAGCTGATGACATTGCGTGCAAAAGAACTTGGAGCCATAAACTCTAACTTTGTTAATCCACATGGCTTACCCAATAAAAATCACTATACAACAGCAGCAGATTTAGCAAAAATAGCCTTACATGCTATTACTATAGAAAAACTTATTGAAATATCTAGCACAGCACGGTATCAAATTCCTGCTACAGAGCTTTACCCGCAGGTTAGATATTTAAAGAATAGCAACAGATTTTTATGGGGGCAAGGGGGTAAACATAGATTTGAATACTTGGGCAAATCAGTAGACATAATGTATCCAACCATCTTAGGGATTAAAACTGGCTATACCAAAGTAGCTGGTAACTGCTTTGTATCATATGCCAAAAAAGAAAATCGAAGTGTTATTTCGGTAGTATTAAAATCCAGTGGTAATGATTTGTATAGAGATACAAGATACTTAGTAGATTATGGCCTATATAACTATGAAACAACACAATCCATAAAAAAAGATCAATTAATCACAAATTTACCAGTAAAATATGGCCTAAAAGATAATGTTGATGTGCTTGCAAAGAACAGCATTTTTATTACCAATAAAAAAGGTGAGCAAAGAAATCTTTTAAAAACCATTAGTATTGCCAATAAGTTGCAGGCTCCAATAAAAAAGGGAACTGTTTTAGGCGAATTAATTTATACTGAGAATGGTAAAGTTGTGGCAAGAGTAAATCTAGTCTCTGCAAGGTCGGTATCACGGTTACAAATATGGTGGATTTATGTTATAGCAATAGTGATTATATTATTTTTATTATTGCTAAAAAACTGGAGCAAAAAAAAATATAAACAGATGCAATAA
- a CDS encoding CTP synthase, translated as MMCKYIFVTGGVVSSLGKGITAASLGRLLKSRGVKVDVLKLDPYINVDPGTMSPYQHGEVFVTADGAETDLDLGHYERFIDIELGQRNNVTTGRIYKSVIDKERRGDYLGGTVQVIPHITNEIKEDIKRVATESGADVIIIEIGGTVGDIESLPFLEAIRQMQSDAGAENTLYIHATLIPYLQKAGELKTKPTQHSVKELRSIGIRPDIIICRTEHAIDDNIRKKISLFCDVPEEAVIQNEDADTLYAVPLVLEREKLDELVIKRLNLKCAERDLKEWRAMVDHIRSLNKEIEIALVGKYVSLHDAYLSVAESLYHAGIANDVKVKIKWVDSEKLESMNVNEVLKDVQGILVPGGFGDRGIEGKIKAAQFARENNIPYFGLCLGMQIAVIEYARNVLGWKDAHSSEFDANTEHPVIDLMIAQRNIKDMGGTMRLGNWPCKLVDNTITKNAYQQDIIQERHRHRWEFNNDFLNDLTNDGLILSGTSPDNVLVECIENPKHPWFVGVQFHPEFNSRPNRPHPLFSSFIAAAKEQSEK; from the coding sequence ATGATGTGCAAGTATATATTTGTAACTGGGGGAGTTGTTTCATCTCTGGGTAAAGGAATTACAGCTGCTTCTTTAGGACGTTTGCTTAAAAGTCGTGGAGTAAAAGTAGATGTACTAAAATTGGATCCGTATATAAACGTAGATCCAGGCACAATGAGTCCTTATCAGCATGGTGAGGTATTTGTAACAGCAGATGGAGCAGAGACAGACCTAGACTTAGGTCACTACGAGCGATTTATTGATATTGAACTAGGACAACGCAATAACGTTACTACTGGTCGTATATATAAATCTGTTATAGATAAAGAACGACGTGGAGATTACCTAGGTGGTACAGTTCAGGTTATTCCTCATATTACAAATGAGATAAAGGAAGACATCAAAAGAGTAGCTACTGAGAGTGGTGCAGACGTAATTATTATTGAAATTGGTGGAACTGTTGGTGACATAGAGAGTTTGCCATTTTTAGAAGCTATACGTCAAATGCAGAGTGATGCAGGTGCTGAAAATACCCTTTATATTCATGCAACTTTAATACCATACTTGCAAAAGGCTGGAGAACTAAAAACAAAACCTACCCAGCATAGTGTAAAAGAACTAAGAAGTATTGGCATAAGGCCAGATATTATTATTTGTAGAACAGAGCATGCAATTGATGATAATATTCGTAAAAAAATATCCCTCTTCTGTGATGTGCCAGAAGAGGCTGTAATTCAGAATGAAGATGCAGATACCTTGTATGCAGTGCCTTTAGTATTAGAGCGTGAAAAACTCGATGAATTAGTTATAAAAAGACTAAACTTAAAATGTGCTGAACGAGATTTAAAAGAATGGCGAGCTATGGTTGACCATATTCGTTCATTAAATAAAGAAATTGAAATAGCATTAGTTGGTAAATATGTTTCACTTCATGATGCTTATTTAAGTGTTGCAGAATCTTTATATCATGCAGGAATAGCTAATGATGTGAAAGTTAAAATAAAATGGGTAGACTCCGAAAAACTTGAAAGCATGAATGTAAATGAAGTGCTTAAAGATGTACAGGGTATATTAGTACCTGGTGGTTTCGGAGACAGGGGTATTGAAGGCAAAATAAAGGCTGCTCAATTTGCCCGTGAAAATAACATACCTTACTTTGGCTTATGTTTAGGAATGCAAATTGCTGTTATTGAATATGCTCGCAATGTTTTAGGCTGGAAAGATGCCCATTCGTCTGAGTTTGATGCTAATACAGAACACCCTGTAATTGATTTAATGATTGCTCAGCGCAATATTAAAGACATGGGTGGCACAATGAGGCTTGGTAATTGGCCGTGTAAGCTAGTAGATAACACCATAACTAAAAATGCATACCAACAAGATATAATACAAGAGCGTCACAGACATCGTTGGGAATTTAATAACGATTTTCTGAATGACTTAACAAATGATGGACTAATTTTAAGTGGTACATCTCCAGATAACGTGTTAGTGGAGTGTATAGAGAACCCAAAACACCCTTGGTTTGTTGGAGTACAGTTTCATCCAGAGTTTAACTCCAGACCGAATAGACCACATCCCCTGTTTAGCAGCTTCATTGCAGCTGCCAAAGAACAATCTGAAAAATAA